Below is a window of Streptomyces sp. WMMB303 DNA.
CACCTCGTACCAGGAGGCGTTCGGCAGCAGCGGGGCGAACCTCTCGCGCAGCGCGGCCCCGGAGCCGCCGCTGATGGCGAAGGCGAGCTTCCCGTTGGTGGAGATCCGCTGATCGGCCAACAGGCCCGCCAGGTCGTCCAGTGCGCCGCGGCTGATGTCCACGACGACCGGCGACGGAATGAGGCGGGTCAGTACTGGCATGCGATCTCCCGGCCCTTGGCGAGGTCGTCGTGGTTGTCGATCTCGACCCACTTGACGTCGCCGATCGGGGCGATGTCGACCTTGAAGCCGCGGTTGACCAGCTCCTGGTAGCCGTCCTCGTAGTAGAGCTGCGGGTCGCGCTCGAAGGTGGCCTTCAGCGCGTCGGCCAGCTCGGCGCCCGCCTCCGGCTCGATCAGGGTGAGGCCGATGTACTCACCGGTGGCCTCGGCGGGGTCCATCAGCTTGGTGATGCGCTGGACGCCCTTCGCCGGGTCGACGACGACCTTCATCTCCTCGTCGGCCAGGTCCTTGACCGTGTCCAGGGCGAGGATGATCCTCTTCCCGTCGCCGCGCGCCTCCAGCAGCGTCTTCTCGACGGAGACGGGGTGCACGGTGTCGCCGTTGGCGAGCAGCACGCCCTCCTTGAAGACCTCACGGGCGCAGTAGAGGGAGTAGGCGTTGTTCCACTCCTCGGCCTTGTCGTTGTCGATCAGGCGGAGCGTGACGCCGTGCTTGGCCTCCAGCTCGGCCTGCCGCTCGTAGACGGCCTCCTTGCGGTAGCCCACCACGACCGCGACGTCGGTGAGACCGACCTGGGCGAAGTTGGCCAGGGCGATGTCGAGCACGGTGGTGTCGCCGTCCACGGGCACCAGGGCCTTGGGCAGGGTGTCGGTGTAGGGGCGCAGACGCCGTCCGGCGCCGGCAGCCAGCACGAGGCCGATCATGCGGGTTCTCCTGTTTCGTCGTGTACTGCGGGTGCTTGCGACGACACCCAGAATCGGATGCTCTCGACGAGCACCACGGCCGCGATGACCACGGCGAGCGTGGCCAGCGCGAAGGTGAAACCTTGGGTGCGACCGCCGTCGCCGAGCTGGAGGGCCGCGGCGACGGTGACCAGCAGGGTCCGTCCCTCGTGCCCCCCGACCGCCCGCACCAGCCAGTGCGGTGGCGCTCCGGTGCCACCGCGGATGCGGTACACCGTGTCGTAGTGATGGTAGGCGAGAGCCGCCACCAGCCCGAACGCCGCGGGGAGCGTGCGGTCGGTGTCGGCGCGGGCGGCGAGCACCAGGATCGTGCCGTATTCCGCGATACGGAAAACTGGGGGGAGCAGCCAGTCCAGCGGGCCCTTGAGCCGCCGGGCGAGGGCGACCCCCGCGCACAGCGCGTAGCAGGCCGCGGCCGCCACCGGCCAGACGCTGCCCAGCGGCGCGGCCCACGCGGTGGCGAGGATCACCGCGGCGCCCAGGAGTGCGACGGCCGGCACTCCGAGCCGGGGCAGCGGCAGCACCCGCAGCAGCCGGCCGGAGAGCTCGGCGAGCGGACCGCTGTCGGTGAGCGCGCGCACTCCCTCGGCCGCGCGGTCGGTGCGGGCCCTGCGGTGCAGGGAGCGCAGCAGCCGGCCCGAGGTGGTGTAGCAGGCGGCGAGCGTGCCCGCGACCAACAGCACGACGAAGGTGATGCGGGGCGTGGTCGTCGCGGTCAGCACGGCGATGAGGGCCCACCGCTCCCCGATGGGCAGCACGATCATCCGCCGGGCCCACACGGTCCAGCCCGCGCTGTCCAGCCTGCTGGAGAGCGCCGCGGTCCGGCTGGTGTTGCCCGTGACGTCGTGGCCGGCCTCGTTGAAGGAGAAGTCGACCGTGTGCCGCGCGGTCATCAGCAGCATGGCCCCGAGCGCCAGGGCCCACACGTCGTCGCCGCCGCGCGCGGCGCCGAGAGCCAGGCCCGCGTAGTACGCGTACTCCTTGGCCCGGTCGAAGGTGGCGTCCAGCCAGGCCCCGAGCGTGGAGTACTGCAGGTCGTAGCGGGCGAGCTGGCCGTCCGTCGCGTCCAGGACGAACGAGGCGATGAGCAGCACTCCGGCCGCCACGAAGCCCCAGCGCTCCCCGCCGGCGGCGCACCCGGCGGCGATCAGCGCGGTGATCAGCGAGGCCGTGGTGACCTGGTTGGGAGTCAGCCCGCGGCGGGCGCACCAGCGCGCCAGGTAGCGCGAGTACGGGCTGATGCAGAAGGTGGTGAAGAAGCCGTCGCGGGACTTGACCGCGGAACGCAGCCGGACCGCCTCGCCGTCGACCGCGGCGACGGCCCCTTCGGCCTCGGCGCGGGCCGCGTCGTCGGCGGGCACGGTCGCCACGAGCGTGCCCAGTTCGGGCCGGTGCACCTGGACTCCGGCCGCCTCCAGCGCCTCGGTCGCCGCCTGCGGTCCGCCACCCGGGTCCCGGGGCAGCGCGTGCCGCGCCTCGGGGCCGACGGCGAGCACTCCGGGCAGGGCCCCCGCCGCGAAGCGCGGGTCCCGCAGGGCCAGCCGCAGCGCGTGGGTGTGGCCGACGAAGCGGGGGTCGATCAGGGCGACCCGCTCGTCCGCGGCGGTCGCGGCCAGTTCCGTGCCGACTGCGGTCGGACCGGAGGCCGCGCGCACCTCGAAGCCGAGCGAGCGCAGGTCGGCCTCGAGCGACGATCCGGCAACCGGCGGACCGGTGAGGATGGCGGTCGACAGAACGAACTCACTCCTTGGAAGCTGGCAGGCCCGCGCGGGAAAGGGACAACCGGGGCAGCGGGCAGCGTGCGCCGTCACCCGGGAGGGGTCGGCGGCACGTCGGCAGAGAGTATCGGATCGCCGGGGGGAGCCTTCACCGAGCGTTCATCGCCCCGGTGTTGTCCGGCGGGCGCCCGCGCGCCCCCAGCATGGTGGATCATGGGTTCCCGCCACAACCGGGGCCGATAGGGTTCGGGCATGACGTGGTTGATCACAGGCGGTGCGGGCTACATCGGCGCGCACGTCGCACGGGCCCTGACGGCCGCCGGTGAGCGAGTCGTCGCACTGGACGACCTGTCCACCGGGCTGGCCGAGCGGCTGCCCGCCGAGGTGCCGCTGGTGCGCGGCTCGGTACTGGACCGTCGGCTGCTGGACCGGGTCCTGGCCGAGCACGGTGTGCGCGGTGTGATCCATCTCGCGGCCAGGAAGCAGGTGGGCGAGTCGGTCGAGCAGCCGCTCACCTACTACGAGGAGAATCTGCACGGCCTCGTCACGCTGCTGGGCGCCGTGGTCGAGGCGGGGGTGCGCGGCTTCGTCTTCTCCTCCTCCGCGGCCGTCTACGGGATGCCGGACGTGGACCTGGTCACCGAGCAGACCCCCACGGTGCCGATGAACCCCTACGGCGAGACCAAGCTGGCCGGCGAGTGGCTGGTGCGGGCGACGGGACGGGCCCACGGGCTGTCGACCGCCTGCCTGCGCTACTTCAACGTCGCCGGGGCCGCGCAGCCCGAACTCTCCGACACCGGTGTCTTCAACATCGTCCCGATGTTCTTCGACGCGCTGACCCGCCAGGAACCGCCCCGGATCTTCGGCGACGACTATCCGACCCCGGACGGCACCTGTGTGCGGGACTACATCCATGTGCAGGATCTGGCCGAGGCCCATGTCGCAGCGGCGCGTGCGACGGCGGGTGACGGCCCGCGGGGCGGGGACGGCGATCTGACACTGAACGTCGGCACCGGCTCGGGGGTCTCGGTGCGGGAGATGGCCGATCTCGTCGCCGAGGTCACCGGCGGACGGGGTCCGGCGCCCCGGGTGGTGCCGCGCCGCCCCGGTGACCCGGCGCGGGTGGTGGCCTCGGCGGAGCGGATCCGCGAGGAACTGGGCTGGGAGCCCCGCCACGGGGTGCGCGAGATGGTCGTCTCGGCGTGGGAGGGCTGGCTGCTGCGCCACCCGGAGGCACATCCGACGACGACCTGACGGTCAGATCGTCACCGATCAGCATTGATGGGCATAAACGCGCACGTTGCAGTCACTGTCCCGCAGAATGCGGAATTACCGCGTCGACTGCGGCACACTGGACCCGCTGCCCACCGGCCCACCCCGAAGGATCACCATGGCGAACAGCTCAGCCGCCCCGATCATGCTCGAACTGGTAGACGAGGACGGGACGACGATCGGCACCGCGGAGAAGCTCTCCGCCCATGTGGCCCCCGGGCGGCTGCACCGCGCCTTCTCCGTCTTCCTCTTCGACGAGGAGGGCCGGCTGCTGCTCCAGCGGCGGGCACTGGGCAAGTACCACTCCCCCGGCGTGTGGTCCAACACCTGCTGCGGGCA
It encodes the following:
- the galE gene encoding UDP-glucose 4-epimerase GalE, with the protein product MTWLITGGAGYIGAHVARALTAAGERVVALDDLSTGLAERLPAEVPLVRGSVLDRRLLDRVLAEHGVRGVIHLAARKQVGESVEQPLTYYEENLHGLVTLLGAVVEAGVRGFVFSSSAAVYGMPDVDLVTEQTPTVPMNPYGETKLAGEWLVRATGRAHGLSTACLRYFNVAGAAQPELSDTGVFNIVPMFFDALTRQEPPRIFGDDYPTPDGTCVRDYIHVQDLAEAHVAAARATAGDGPRGGDGDLTLNVGTGSGVSVREMADLVAEVTGGRGPAPRVVPRRPGDPARVVASAERIREELGWEPRHGVREMVVSAWEGWLLRHPEAHPTTT
- a CDS encoding phosphocholine cytidylyltransferase family protein, which produces MIGLVLAAGAGRRLRPYTDTLPKALVPVDGDTTVLDIALANFAQVGLTDVAVVVGYRKEAVYERQAELEAKHGVTLRLIDNDKAEEWNNAYSLYCAREVFKEGVLLANGDTVHPVSVEKTLLEARGDGKRIILALDTVKDLADEEMKVVVDPAKGVQRITKLMDPAEATGEYIGLTLIEPEAGAELADALKATFERDPQLYYEDGYQELVNRGFKVDIAPIGDVKWVEIDNHDDLAKGREIACQY
- a CDS encoding DUF5941 domain-containing protein; translated protein: MSTAILTGPPVAGSSLEADLRSLGFEVRAASGPTAVGTELAATAADERVALIDPRFVGHTHALRLALRDPRFAAGALPGVLAVGPEARHALPRDPGGGPQAATEALEAAGVQVHRPELGTLVATVPADDAARAEAEGAVAAVDGEAVRLRSAVKSRDGFFTTFCISPYSRYLARWCARRGLTPNQVTTASLITALIAAGCAAGGERWGFVAAGVLLIASFVLDATDGQLARYDLQYSTLGAWLDATFDRAKEYAYYAGLALGAARGGDDVWALALGAMLLMTARHTVDFSFNEAGHDVTGNTSRTAALSSRLDSAGWTVWARRMIVLPIGERWALIAVLTATTTPRITFVVLLVAGTLAACYTTSGRLLRSLHRRARTDRAAEGVRALTDSGPLAELSGRLLRVLPLPRLGVPAVALLGAAVILATAWAAPLGSVWPVAAAACYALCAGVALARRLKGPLDWLLPPVFRIAEYGTILVLAARADTDRTLPAAFGLVAALAYHHYDTVYRIRGGTGAPPHWLVRAVGGHEGRTLLVTVAAALQLGDGGRTQGFTFALATLAVVIAAVVLVESIRFWVSSQAPAVHDETGEPA